In the genome of Halorubrum sp. CBA1229, the window ACATCAGGCGATCCGTTCGTCGTCACCTACACGGACGCGGTGAAAGAGGCCGGTCACTCCTGTCCGACTGCCTCGGGCGCCTACCGGATCGTCCAGCTCGGGCTCGATGCCCTGTATCCCGATGACTATCCAATCCGAAGCGAAATCGAAGTCCAGGCAGCCGGCCCGCGAGACGATGCTGCGTACGGCGTGATGGGGCGCATCATTTCGTACGTGACTGGCGCGACCGACGACGACGGATTCAGCGGGCTCGCCGGTGGTCACGGGAGCCGTCGTGATCTCCTCGTCTTCGACGCGTTCGACCCGGGCACGCACGAACCGACGTTCCGGTTCCGGCGAACCGATACGGACGAGACTGTTGAAGTGACCTACCACGTCAGCGACGTTCCCGACGGCGGCCCCGCAATCGGGAATCTCCAGCGGATTCTAGAGGGGTCCGCGAGCGAGGAGCAGCGGGCGGCATTCGCCGAGGCCTGGCACCGGCGCGTGCAGGTCGTCCTCAACGACGATTCGCTGTTCACCGTCGAAGCGGTGTGAACACGACAGTGCAGCCCTCGTACGCTATATGAATTCACTGCGGTATACTGTCGATATCTTCGAGCGCCTCGATAGCAACGTCTCCTAACTCTCCAGCCTGATATGAGAATACCGCTCTCGCACCATCTCATCGAAATTATCTACGCTACTGATTCGATGGGGCAATCCGCTCGCTGATCTCGATCGGGCGACAGAACAGGTGACTGTCCGAACGGAAGAACGCCGGTATGGAAAGAAAATGGTCGTCGTCGAGGGGTTCGAAGGTGGCACCGATCTCGACTCACTCGCCTCAGAACTGAAATCTACACTTGGAACTGGTGGCACCGTCAAAGAAGGGCACATCGAACTCCAGGGCGATCACGAGGAACGCGTCCGCGAACTTCTCAAAGCAAACGGATACTCCGTCAGATAAAACAGTACGATTCTTCATATCCTGTAGAACACTCCACTGGTTCCGTCGTTACCGACAGCATCAACTAAACGATTTGGTAGAGGAGCACTCACAGCGTTCGGGGGTCCGGCTCAACGATCGTAGCAAAGGCGACGTTCTGTTGCACCTGTTCGATCTCAACGGTCGGTTCGTCACCGGGCTGCCCCTCCGGAACGATCACGACGTAACCGCGGTCAACCTTCGCGATGCCGTCGCCCTGGTCACCAATCGTCTCAATCGTCACCTCCCGAATCTCACCCTCTTCAACAGGCGGCTCGGGGGGTCCCTGCTCCTGAGTGGTCGGGGAGGTCTCAGACGATCTGTCCGCGGACGGTGTATCGGATAGCGCCGTTGTATGCCCGGTTTCGAGAACAGCGATTCGATACGTTTCACCGGGTTGAATAGCGTCGTGACGTACCTCACTCGCTGGAACCTCGAATGTGCAGCTTCCGTCCTCGGACTCAATAGTCGCAGTAAATACCGAGCGAAGTGTATCAGGGATGTCGACCATCACGAGAAGATTCAGTATCCGACGCAAATAGTCGTTCCTCACGCCGTCAGTCCGGCGCGTAAGCATCCTCAATATAGTCACGAAGGTCATCGGGCGTCGTCCACGTGTACGCACGATCCACCCGCTCCATCGAGAGGAGATAGTGTGCGAACATCCCGTCGTAGGCCGCGTACTGTTCCTCCTCAGTCTCGTACGTTCGATAGAAGGCTCGCGTTCGCTCCCGATAGGTCGGCTGATCGATGTAGCCCGCTTCCCACGCGTGTCCGCCCTGGGAGTGTTCGTACACCCCGACGATATGATCCGCGTAGCTGACCAACAGCTTGAATTTCGACGTGAAGAACTCCGAGATGTCCAGAATATCGTCCATCAGGAATGCGTCGACACCATCATCGGAGTTTGAGGCTGCGGCATCGCTCGCAAGTTGGTCGCGAACAGCCTCCAATCGTGGTCGCTCCTCCTCACCGTAGGAACCGAGAACGAAGTAGGACGTGTTGTTGATGAATCGTCCGAGGTCCTCGTGCATCGCGGTCTGGATCGCCTCGACCCGTTCGGGTGTGAGCGTCTCGCCCGGCTGGTCACCCAATTTGTCGATGACGGGACGGGTAGCGTCGTCGTTGGTCATACTGGGTAGGATTCACTACCGCCACCTAACGGTACGGAAATACGACCGGAAGTGGAATGCCCCGGCACTCTGGGTACCACTTCGAGTTTCACCGAAATGGTTATCTGACCAGGGGACAAACACTGAGACACAATGTCCCGGCCTGACGCCACCCCGCTCACGCCAGCCGAGAACGCGGCCGGCCTCGATCCGATCGCAGCGTTGAGTGCCCTCGACGACACGACCCGCGCGAATATCATCGGGACGATTGTCGGTCATCCGAAAGGCGCGCCCTCGAAGAAAGAACTCGAATACTACAACCCGAGCGTCGCCGCGTCGACGCTCACCGACCACCTCATTCGGCTGGAGGAGGTGGGGCTGATCAAGGCCATCGAGCGAGATCGTGAGGGGCTCGAGCGGGGCCAGCCATACCGGTTCTTTCAGCTCACCAATGCCGCCCGCGAGCTGTTCGACCGGAACAACCTCTTCGAGCCCGATGCGTACCGAGAGCTATTCGCCGAAGTCGAGAAAACGGACGAAATCAAGACCGCCGAAGACGTCGACCGTCCAGATGAACGGAACTGAAATAGACCGCGGAGCGTGCGTTTTGCTGAACGGAGAGCTCGACATTCGAGATATTCTGGAAATGTAACCAGCGCAAAGCCCACAATGGAGATCAGTCTCGATTTCGATTCAGAACAGATGAATCGTAACAGAAGGCACGCATCAATTCCATCCTCCGAGGCTGTGAAGGTGGATTCATTGTCGAAGCTAAATCGGGAAATACTGGGGCTGAGTCGGTTGTCCTTCCCAATCGTGTCATCTATTTCTGGCGAAATCACGCCACGGTTGTATTGACCACATTGGCGAAATCTCACTTTCTGCCGCCCCACAACGCCGCGAGAGTGTAGTCTTCTTCGGCGAACTCAGGGGATCAACCGTCCAAGAGAGATAGCGGATGGGCTTGCTTGACATCTTCACGACTGATTACGGGGCTGGGGACTCTTGGCTGGGAGATCATCTGAGCCCCGTCGATCACGGTACGAGATTATATGCAGAGCGTCGGTAGCTGATGTAGCTGAATGATTCTCTCCGTATCGAGGGAGAAGAATGGTCGACGGCCCGACCTTGTTCTACCTAGCGTGCCGACATCCGGCGAATTTTGCTTTACTCACCCACATACATCAGTTGTGGCAGTCCGTTATGAACGTCCATTGTGAACGGTCATTATGAACGTACAGTATGGTCATAAGGTGTGGTCTGTAGTTGCTACAGTGAGTAATGTGGTGTGTGTCTGAGCAACTCTTATTATCGATGCGGATGATGGTGCGCACATGCTACCAATAACCGTCTATAACCAGAGTGGTGGCCAATCCAAATCCACGATCACCAGAGATCTCGCCGCCGCCTACGCCGAACTCGGTCTCAACGTCCTCATCGCGGATTTCGACGCGCAAAATGGGAGCGTCTCGAACTATCTTGGCGTCGACGAAGACAAACACAACCCCGACGCCGACGACCTAACGCTCCACCTCATTGACCAGGGCAAAGGGCCGTTCCGCGATCTCATTCGCACGGCCGACGACGGCATCGACGTCATTCCCTCACACAAACGCTTCAACCGCGTCGACCAACGCCTCGACCAACACGCCGACTACCTCGAAGCGTCCAAACCCCCCGAGTGGGAGTATCCCCGATACAAACGCTTTTTCCAAGTCCTCCAAGACAACGACATTCAGGACGAGTACGACGTCATGCTCGTCGATCCGAACGCGAAAGCCGACGAAGGCTACTATCTCGCCCTCTACGCCACCCGCAACATCCTCATCCCTGCCGAACCCACGCGCGGCGGCATCGAGAGCATCGCCGGCGTCGAAGACAGCGCCCGCAACTTCGCCGAAGAGATGGATATCAACATCACACTAAGCGGTGTCGTTCCATCGAAAGTCGACGCCGGAAAGAAGATTCACAAAGAGTACCTCACTAAGATTCACGAGCAGTATCCGGCTCCAGTCTACTTCAAAAACCTCGGTGCGTTCGAGAAGGCCGAGGAGAACTACGAGACGGTGTTTTCTCAGCTGAAGGACGGCCGCATCCGTGACTACAACGCGGACATCATGCCGAAGTTCCGCACCCTC includes:
- a CDS encoding stress response translation initiation inhibitor YciH, with product MTVRTEERRYGKKMVVVEGFEGGTDLDSLASELKSTLGTGGTVKEGHIELQGDHEERVRELLKANGYSVR
- a CDS encoding TRAM domain-containing protein, with the protein product MVDIPDTLRSVFTATIESEDGSCTFEVPASEVRHDAIQPGETYRIAVLETGHTTALSDTPSADRSSETSPTTQEQGPPEPPVEEGEIREVTIETIGDQGDGIAKVDRGYVVIVPEGQPGDEPTVEIEQVQQNVAFATIVEPDPRTL
- a CDS encoding ParA family protein, which produces MLPITVYNQSGGQSKSTITRDLAAAYAELGLNVLIADFDAQNGSVSNYLGVDEDKHNPDADDLTLHLIDQGKGPFRDLIRTADDGIDVIPSHKRFNRVDQRLDQHADYLEASKPPEWEYPRYKRFFQVLQDNDIQDEYDVMLVDPNAKADEGYYLALYATRNILIPAEPTRGGIESIAGVEDSARNFAEEMDINITLSGVVPSKVDAGKKIHKEYLTKIHEQYPAPVYFKNLGAFEKAEENYETVFSQLKDGRIRDYNADIMPKFRTLASYIYHRAGQDLPNGGWPREDLFHGNDIWGEVDLSQLTTGGPDAAEVSQ